From Candidatus Baltobacteraceae bacterium, the proteins below share one genomic window:
- the nusA gene encoding transcription termination factor NusA, with the protein MAETATEEKLIDVLQFISRERNIPFEMLLEALEAALLTAYKRHFGADANAIVTVDRQTGEYKVFHRRAVVDEVTDPKLELTPKAAGPQYQAGDFFDEEVTPKDFGRIAAQTAKQVIVQRIREAERDTVYNKYAAKLNDIVKGTVQRYEQRNMYVLLDGKDEALLPLSEQVPRENFRINDFIRAYVIDVRKSPKGPTVVLSRAAEGLVQRLLEFEVPEIEDGIVEIMAIAREPGSRSKVAVQSNRAEVDPIGACLGPKSSRIANVSDELRGEKIDVIRYDADPTAFINNALAPAKVLTVELFEDDGVALVVVPDYQLSLAIGREGQNVRLAARLTGWRLDIASEAEADEARERYLAERAAPPVETPVEDEALEAVEPPEGEAAAADQAAAGAPVIDEELIRKLEEFKRERLGGES; encoded by the coding sequence ATGGCTGAAACGGCAACCGAAGAGAAACTCATCGACGTCCTCCAATTCATTTCGCGGGAGCGCAATATTCCGTTTGAGATGTTGTTGGAGGCGCTCGAAGCCGCGCTGCTCACCGCTTACAAACGTCACTTTGGCGCCGACGCGAACGCGATCGTTACGGTCGACCGGCAGACCGGCGAGTACAAAGTCTTTCATCGGCGCGCCGTAGTCGACGAGGTGACCGATCCGAAACTCGAGCTCACGCCCAAAGCGGCGGGACCGCAGTATCAGGCGGGAGATTTCTTCGACGAGGAAGTCACGCCTAAAGATTTCGGGCGCATCGCCGCGCAGACTGCGAAGCAAGTCATCGTGCAGCGCATCCGCGAAGCGGAGCGCGACACCGTATATAACAAGTACGCCGCCAAGCTCAACGATATCGTCAAGGGTACCGTGCAACGGTACGAACAGCGCAACATGTACGTCTTGCTCGACGGCAAGGACGAGGCGTTGCTGCCTCTCTCGGAACAGGTTCCGCGCGAAAACTTTCGCATTAACGATTTCATTCGCGCTTACGTGATCGACGTGCGCAAGTCGCCCAAGGGTCCGACCGTCGTGCTCTCGCGAGCGGCCGAAGGGCTCGTTCAGCGCCTGCTCGAGTTTGAAGTGCCGGAGATCGAAGACGGCATCGTTGAGATCATGGCGATCGCGCGCGAGCCCGGCAGCCGATCGAAGGTGGCCGTGCAGAGCAATCGCGCGGAGGTCGATCCGATCGGTGCGTGTCTGGGGCCGAAGTCGAGCCGCATCGCCAACGTCTCCGACGAATTGCGCGGCGAGAAGATCGACGTGATTCGCTACGATGCGGACCCGACCGCATTCATTAACAACGCACTCGCTCCGGCGAAAGTGCTCACGGTCGAGCTCTTCGAAGACGACGGCGTCGCGCTCGTCGTCGTGCCCGACTATCAACTCTCGCTTGCCATCGGACGTGAAGGTCAGAACGTGCGGCTCGCCGCGCGATTGACCGGGTGGCGTCTGGATATCGCGAGCGAGGCCGAAGCCGACGAGGCGCGCGAGCGGTATCTCGCCGAACGCGCGGCTCCGCCGGTTGAGACGCCGGTCGAGGACGAAGCGCTCGAAGCCGTCGAACCCCCCGAGGGCGAAGCCGCCGCTGCCGATCAGGCGGCCGCGGGCGCGCCGGTCATCGACGAGGAACTGATCCGCAAGCTCGAAGAGTTCAAGCGCGAGCGGCTCGGAGGCGAAAGCTAA
- a CDS encoding TlyA family RNA methyltransferase, protein MSGQRLDEAVAEAAGITRSQARSLIMEGRVRINGVPATKPGAGVRPGAAIEIERPRRFVSRGGEKLDHALAAFGVTVAGRRALDIGASTGGFTDALLQRSAGHVVAVDVGYGQLDWKLRNDPRVTVLERTNFRHLPDEAFGEPFDLIVIDTSFISLRTIVARAVGFLDAAGEVVALVKPQFEAGRERLGSGGVVRDPEVHRAILREVRDAMQNLGLNAIGLVGSPLLGPAGNREFLMHLRRDGVALDDAALDAVVDER, encoded by the coding sequence GTGAGCGGGCAGCGCCTGGACGAGGCCGTTGCCGAGGCCGCCGGCATCACCCGCTCGCAGGCACGTAGCCTCATCATGGAAGGGCGCGTCCGAATCAACGGCGTTCCCGCGACGAAGCCCGGCGCCGGCGTTCGGCCGGGCGCCGCCATCGAGATCGAACGCCCGCGGCGATTCGTCAGCCGGGGCGGTGAGAAGCTCGACCACGCGCTCGCCGCCTTCGGCGTGACGGTCGCCGGGCGCCGGGCGCTCGACATCGGCGCCTCGACCGGCGGATTCACCGACGCCTTGCTGCAGCGGAGTGCAGGGCACGTCGTTGCGGTCGATGTGGGCTACGGGCAGCTCGACTGGAAGCTGCGCAACGATCCGCGAGTTACCGTTCTCGAGCGCACGAATTTTCGTCATCTGCCCGATGAGGCGTTCGGCGAGCCCTTCGACCTCATCGTGATCGACACGTCCTTCATCTCGCTGCGCACGATCGTCGCGCGTGCGGTCGGGTTTCTCGACGCCGCGGGCGAGGTGGTCGCCCTGGTCAAGCCGCAGTTCGAGGCCGGCCGCGAGCGGCTGGGATCGGGCGGAGTCGTCCGGGATCCCGAGGTGCACCGCGCCATCCTGCGCGAAGTCCGGGATGCAATGCAAAACCTCGGACTTAACGCGATCGGTCTGGTCGGCTCGCCGCTGTTGGGACCGGCCGGCAATCGGGAGTTCCTCATGCATCTGCGCCGGGACGGAGTCGCGCTCGACGACGCCGCGCTGGATGCGGTCGTCGATGAACGCTAA
- a CDS encoding glutamine synthetase family protein: MTTELRDFLMLPYGELEELNLAAKKQRQDRVPMKKIQEERLKYLTGEHRIKAVTVLFTDLEGRLHMLDYDKKFLLKSMDNLTFDGSSIRGFTSQRESDLRLVLDWSAFYWAPADVFGPGKVLVFGDVIDRDGSPFAGDTRGLVKKLSNQYYEKDGYTLNAANEIEGFLFQGLDAERRYHETGKFEYVNTGGYYHSLPGDALRTFIDTVAEVQRAMGFENEKDHPEVAPSQFEINYSYGEVVAAADQIQLYKLICRQVATRLGMTVSFLPKPVIGVNGSGMHTNVSISKNGKNVFWDARGEERLSPFAWKFVDRILTHASETCLMLNASVNAYRRLDPHFEAPNQIKASAVDRGSMVRIPIGNERSARVEVRSVGPDANPYMVMLAVFKTGLEGRISDVKNLRQADRFLPHNVYDAISEFRNSAWVTTLLGNDVKNRYADLKEASADRCPRLLGTIVKSQEVQYHHEVYNQYLWNLF; encoded by the coding sequence ATGACGACCGAACTACGTGATTTCCTCATGCTCCCGTACGGCGAGCTCGAAGAGCTGAACTTGGCCGCAAAGAAGCAGCGCCAAGATCGCGTTCCGATGAAGAAGATCCAGGAAGAGCGCCTGAAGTACTTGACCGGCGAGCATCGCATCAAGGCGGTTACCGTGCTCTTCACCGATCTCGAAGGCCGGCTCCACATGCTCGACTACGACAAGAAATTTCTGCTTAAGTCGATGGACAACCTCACCTTCGACGGATCGTCGATTCGCGGGTTCACGTCGCAGCGCGAGAGCGACTTGCGCCTAGTGCTGGATTGGAGCGCGTTTTATTGGGCGCCGGCCGACGTCTTCGGGCCGGGCAAAGTCCTCGTCTTCGGCGACGTGATCGATCGCGACGGCTCGCCGTTTGCGGGCGATACGCGCGGTCTGGTTAAAAAACTCTCGAATCAGTACTACGAAAAAGACGGCTACACGCTCAATGCCGCCAACGAGATCGAAGGCTTTCTCTTCCAAGGATTGGATGCCGAGCGTCGCTATCACGAGACGGGGAAATTCGAGTACGTCAACACCGGCGGCTACTATCATTCGCTGCCGGGCGACGCGCTGCGGACCTTTATCGATACGGTCGCCGAAGTGCAGCGCGCGATGGGATTCGAAAACGAAAAGGACCACCCGGAGGTCGCGCCCTCGCAGTTTGAGATCAACTACAGCTACGGCGAGGTGGTGGCCGCGGCCGATCAGATTCAGCTCTACAAGTTGATCTGCCGCCAAGTCGCAACGCGCCTGGGGATGACCGTGAGCTTTTTGCCGAAACCCGTGATCGGCGTCAACGGTAGCGGCATGCACACGAACGTTTCGATCAGCAAGAACGGCAAGAACGTCTTCTGGGACGCGCGCGGGGAAGAACGCCTGAGTCCGTTCGCATGGAAATTCGTCGATCGCATTTTAACGCATGCGAGCGAAACGTGTTTGATGCTCAACGCCAGCGTCAACGCCTATCGCCGGCTCGATCCGCACTTTGAAGCGCCCAATCAAATCAAGGCCTCGGCGGTCGATCGCGGTTCCATGGTGCGAATCCCCATCGGCAACGAGCGCAGCGCGCGCGTCGAAGTACGCTCGGTCGGACCCGACGCCAATCCCTACATGGTCATGCTGGCGGTCTTCAAAACGGGACTGGAAGGCCGCATCAGCGACGTTAAAAACCTCCGTCAAGCCGACCGCTTTCTGCCCCACAACGTCTACGACGCCATCAGCGAGTTTCGTAACTCCGCCTGGGTGACGACGCTGCTCGGCAACGACGTAAAGAACCGCTACGCCGATCTCAAAGAGGCCAGCGCCGATCGCTGCCCGCGCCTGCTCGGCACGATCGTGAAATCGCAGGAAGTCCAATACCACCACGAAGTCTACAATCAGTACCTTTGGAACCTGTTCTAG
- the xseA gene encoding exodeoxyribonuclease VII large subunit: MEQGSLFDQAQPPRVEGVSRVVAYIGKLLGANKNLQGLRVRGEVSSPSRSAAGHIYFDLKERTDILKCVIWSSSANGLPAIKNGDEIIVSGEWGIYGARSTFQLFVNAIELTGIGNLYAQFEALKERFRAEGLFESARKRPMPAFPRRIAVISARGKGAEDFSTIVARLAPHLEIEFVESRVQGDGAAIEIGEAIDRASRLAVDVIVLARGGGSYEDLFQFNLEPVVRAIVRSKRPVLSAIGHTGDVHLSDLVADYTRETPSSAAQYFGEIRESYARRIERLDGRLWEQLRALKRTHDQRLDVAAAALDRAARTLAGDRRSTLLQLERKLDALTPIVRLTQRRQRFDRLVSMLTASARHVLAPAGARLIDAGARLARAQTGATKEPFARLRAFEMQLNDRDPLAVLARGYAIVTDARGHILKDVDSVEAGEVVSARLARGTLAARVERKGLDG, encoded by the coding sequence ATGGAGCAAGGCTCGCTGTTCGATCAAGCGCAGCCGCCGCGGGTTGAGGGCGTCAGCCGCGTCGTTGCCTACATCGGCAAACTGCTCGGCGCCAACAAGAACCTCCAAGGATTGCGCGTGCGCGGCGAGGTCTCGAGCCCGTCGCGTTCGGCCGCCGGGCACATCTATTTCGATCTCAAAGAGCGCACCGATATTCTCAAATGCGTGATCTGGTCGAGCAGTGCCAACGGGTTGCCGGCCATCAAGAACGGCGACGAGATTATCGTCTCGGGCGAGTGGGGCATTTACGGGGCTCGCAGCACGTTTCAACTCTTCGTTAATGCGATCGAGCTCACCGGAATCGGTAACCTGTATGCGCAGTTCGAAGCGCTCAAGGAGCGCTTTCGCGCGGAGGGGCTCTTCGAAAGCGCGCGCAAGCGCCCGATGCCTGCATTCCCGCGGCGCATAGCGGTGATCTCCGCGCGCGGCAAAGGCGCCGAGGACTTTTCGACGATCGTGGCGCGTTTGGCACCGCATCTCGAGATCGAGTTTGTCGAATCGCGCGTGCAGGGCGACGGCGCCGCAATCGAGATCGGCGAAGCGATCGACCGTGCGTCGCGGCTGGCCGTCGACGTCATCGTCCTAGCTCGCGGCGGCGGATCCTACGAGGATCTCTTTCAATTCAATCTCGAGCCGGTGGTTCGCGCGATCGTGCGCTCGAAGCGGCCGGTGCTCTCGGCGATCGGCCACACCGGCGACGTGCATTTGAGCGATCTCGTTGCCGACTACACGCGCGAGACTCCCTCGAGTGCGGCGCAATACTTCGGTGAGATTCGCGAGTCCTACGCTCGCCGGATCGAGCGGCTCGACGGCCGTCTGTGGGAGCAGCTGCGCGCGCTCAAGCGCACGCACGACCAGCGCCTCGACGTGGCCGCGGCAGCGCTCGATCGCGCCGCGCGGACCCTCGCGGGCGATCGGCGTTCCACGCTGCTCCAACTCGAGCGTAAGCTCGACGCGCTCACGCCGATCGTGCGGCTAACGCAGCGCCGTCAGCGCTTCGACCGGCTCGTCTCGATGCTGACCGCCTCGGCGCGACACGTTCTGGCACCGGCCGGCGCGCGCCTGATCGATGCCGGCGCGCGCCTCGCTCGCGCGCAAACTGGCGCGACCAAAGAGCCGTTCGCGCGTTTGCGCGCCTTCGAGATGCAGTTGAACGATCGCGATCCGCTCGCCGTGCTCGCGCGCGGATATGCGATCGTCACCGATGCGCGCGGGCACATCCTCAAAGACGTCGATTCCGTTGAAGCCGGGGAAGTAGTCAGCGCGCGCCTCGCGCGCGGGACGCTCGCCGCACGCGTCGAACGAAAGGGCCTCGATGGCTGA
- the pyk gene encoding pyruvate kinase — translation MESIQKRTKIVATIGPASRDPEIIRSLIVSGANVFRLNFSHGTPEDHGAIIDSIRAIADELGANIAILQDLPGPKVRTGKFADDVPMVRLERGAPFTLTTRDVVGDAGCVACSYRDLPSDVAVGNRLYLADGAITLRILDKTATDVVTTVEVGGELRPTQGINYPDGTLNLAAVSDRDFAFLEFGLSKDVDYVAVSFVRSAEDINRVKAFISERGKDTPVLAKIEKHEALEDIDNIVQAADGIMVARGDLGIEMPLETVPMIQKDLIARCNRASKPVVTATQMLESMISSARPTRAETTDVANAILDGTDAVMLSGETARGAYPTEAVRVMAEIAREVEKYYPHEVLQLRRLEGATRDIATAVAEAATRSSAELNLAYIVTGTTTGNAAHHISAFRPRARIVALTPMERVARRLALLWGVDSCLIERYSSIDVLLHITEQRLLADGLVTSGDYVAFTTGMPVGAGGTNLLKIHLIP, via the coding sequence ATGGAATCAATTCAGAAACGCACGAAAATCGTCGCGACGATCGGCCCTGCCTCGCGCGACCCCGAGATCATCCGCTCGCTCATCGTCTCCGGCGCAAACGTCTTTCGGCTGAACTTTTCGCACGGCACGCCGGAGGACCATGGCGCGATCATCGACTCGATCCGGGCGATCGCCGACGAACTCGGCGCGAACATCGCCATACTGCAGGATCTTCCCGGCCCGAAGGTCCGCACCGGCAAATTCGCCGACGACGTGCCGATGGTGCGGCTCGAACGCGGAGCGCCGTTTACGTTGACGACGCGCGACGTCGTCGGCGATGCGGGTTGCGTGGCGTGCTCGTATCGGGATCTTCCCTCCGACGTCGCCGTCGGAAACCGCCTCTATCTCGCCGACGGCGCGATCACGCTTCGCATCCTCGACAAAACCGCGACCGATGTGGTAACGACGGTCGAAGTCGGCGGCGAGTTGCGTCCGACGCAGGGGATCAACTATCCCGACGGTACGCTCAATCTCGCGGCGGTCTCCGACCGCGACTTTGCGTTCTTAGAGTTCGGCCTTTCGAAAGACGTGGACTATGTGGCCGTGTCGTTCGTTCGCAGCGCCGAAGACATCAATCGCGTCAAAGCCTTCATAAGCGAGCGCGGCAAGGATACGCCGGTTCTCGCCAAGATCGAAAAGCACGAAGCGCTCGAGGACATCGACAACATCGTGCAGGCTGCCGACGGGATTATGGTCGCGCGCGGCGATCTCGGCATCGAAATGCCGCTCGAGACGGTGCCGATGATTCAAAAGGATCTCATCGCGCGCTGCAATCGCGCGAGCAAACCGGTCGTCACCGCTACGCAAATGCTCGAATCGATGATCTCGAGCGCCCGGCCCACGCGCGCCGAAACGACCGACGTTGCCAACGCGATCCTCGACGGCACCGACGCCGTCATGCTCTCGGGTGAAACGGCACGCGGCGCGTATCCGACCGAGGCCGTGCGCGTGATGGCCGAGATCGCTCGCGAAGTGGAAAAATATTACCCGCACGAGGTGCTGCAACTGCGGCGGCTCGAGGGCGCGACGCGCGACATCGCCACGGCGGTGGCCGAGGCCGCGACGCGTTCGAGCGCCGAGCTGAACCTCGCTTACATCGTTACCGGAACGACGACCGGCAACGCCGCGCATCACATCTCGGCGTTTCGCCCGCGGGCGCGCATCGTCGCGCTCACGCCGATGGAGCGCGTCGCGCGCCGGTTGGCGCTGCTGTGGGGCGTCGACTCGTGTCTGATCGAACGCTATTCCTCAATCGATGTCTTACTGCACATCACCGAGCAGCGGCTGCTCGCCGACGGATTGGTCACGAGCGGCGACTACGTGGCGTTCACGACGGGGATGCCGGTCGGTGCGGGCGGCACCAACCTGCTAAAGATTCACCTTATTCCGTAA
- the recN gene encoding DNA repair protein RecN, producing MLRRLTIEDYGLIRRAQIDFARGATMFTGETGSGKTMVLGAMTFVLGERANAEVVRRGASRATVTLEFEPSAALRVRLAADGFALDDGEDGVLTREMTDAGKSALRLNGRATTAGYVRDLAPELADIVGQHDAQRLLAPAYHVNLLDRFAGEPALRAGAEVADAFSGLESLREELRALSQDERDAADRLAYAQFGLEEIENIAPQDGEDERLTERRRYLDNVERIAGALRAAHDALGGDDSSAGDALGTAAVALAGVAEIGSGLAEMAGAAAALQSEAAELATQIARELDTVESDPAELEQINARLEDLDGLKRKYGGSLAAVAAAVEEFRTTVARFANRDELRATITARIARAQSDLASAAKTLGDLRRIAAKRLRERIERELADLALPSARFDTAFEPLAQIGPGGGDHVEFVFAANKGEPQRPLARVASGGELSRVLLALVVALASSRDGTALIFDEIDTGIGGATATAVGLRLGRLAGAGQVLCVTHLAQIASWADDHYLLEKREGKAGTSIAVELIDGAEDRTRELARMLSGEAHDVAVAHARSLLDQTAKRRVALASSASP from the coding sequence ATGCTGCGCAGGCTGACGATCGAAGACTACGGCCTGATTCGGCGGGCGCAGATCGATTTCGCGCGCGGCGCGACGATGTTCACCGGCGAGACCGGATCGGGTAAGACGATGGTTCTCGGTGCGATGACCTTCGTGCTGGGCGAACGCGCGAATGCCGAAGTGGTACGCCGTGGGGCCTCGCGTGCGACCGTGACGCTTGAGTTCGAACCTTCAGCGGCGCTGCGCGTTCGGCTCGCGGCCGACGGCTTTGCGCTCGATGACGGCGAGGACGGCGTGCTGACGCGCGAGATGACCGACGCGGGGAAATCGGCGCTGCGGCTCAACGGCCGCGCGACGACCGCCGGATACGTCCGCGATCTCGCGCCGGAACTTGCCGACATCGTCGGGCAGCACGACGCGCAACGGCTGCTCGCGCCGGCCTATCACGTGAATCTGCTCGACCGGTTCGCCGGCGAGCCGGCGCTGCGAGCCGGCGCGGAGGTTGCCGATGCGTTTTCCGGTCTCGAATCGCTGCGCGAAGAACTGCGCGCGCTCTCGCAAGACGAACGCGACGCGGCGGATCGCCTCGCCTACGCGCAATTCGGGCTCGAGGAGATCGAAAACATCGCTCCGCAAGACGGCGAAGACGAGCGTCTCACCGAGCGCCGCCGCTACCTCGACAACGTCGAACGAATCGCGGGCGCGCTGCGTGCGGCGCACGACGCGCTCGGCGGTGACGACTCCTCCGCCGGCGACGCGCTCGGCACGGCTGCCGTCGCTTTAGCGGGCGTAGCCGAGATCGGCAGCGGCCTCGCGGAGATGGCGGGCGCCGCCGCGGCGTTGCAAAGCGAGGCGGCCGAACTCGCGACGCAAATTGCGCGCGAACTCGATACCGTCGAGTCAGATCCGGCCGAACTCGAACAGATCAACGCGCGGCTCGAAGACCTCGACGGGCTCAAGCGCAAATATGGCGGATCGCTCGCGGCCGTCGCCGCAGCGGTCGAAGAATTCCGTACGACCGTTGCGCGCTTCGCTAATCGCGACGAGCTTCGCGCGACGATAACGGCGCGGATCGCGCGAGCCCAGAGCGACCTCGCAAGCGCCGCGAAAACCCTCGGCGACCTGCGCCGCATTGCGGCCAAACGCTTGCGCGAACGGATCGAACGCGAACTTGCCGACCTGGCTCTTCCGTCGGCGCGGTTCGATACGGCCTTCGAACCGCTCGCGCAGATCGGGCCCGGCGGCGGCGACCATGTCGAGTTCGTCTTCGCCGCGAATAAAGGCGAACCGCAGCGCCCGCTCGCCCGCGTGGCATCGGGCGGCGAGCTCTCGCGCGTGCTCCTAGCGCTCGTCGTGGCGCTCGCATCGTCGCGCGACGGCACGGCGCTGATCTTCGACGAGATCGACACCGGTATCGGCGGTGCCACCGCGACCGCCGTCGGTCTGCGCCTCGGCCGGTTGGCCGGCGCCGGACAGGTGCTCTGCGTTACGCACCTGGCGCAGATTGCAAGTTGGGCCGACGACCACTATCTGCTCGAGAAGCGCGAAGGGAAGGCCGGTACGAGCATTGCGGTCGAGCTCATCGACGGCGCGGAAGATCGAACCCGCGAATTGGCCCGAATGCTTTCGGGTGAGGCGCACGACGTCGCCGTCGCACACGCGCGATCGCTGCTCGATCAGACCGCGAAGCGTCGCGTCGCGCTCGCTTCCTCGGCGTCGCCATGA
- a CDS encoding cupin domain-containing protein produces the protein MKKINTNEIEELTWTSPNGKFTGAGKQVSEALGRNPRSTDFIERHPFDVEICRIPAGATPYPYHSHSAQWEFYHVIAGSGTVRDESGSTPVETGDAFVFKPGEAHQISNNGSQDLVLYVVADNPIGESYYYPDSKKWGVNSPERRIVRSEPLDYFDGEE, from the coding sequence ATGAAGAAAATCAACACCAACGAGATTGAAGAATTGACTTGGACTTCGCCGAACGGGAAGTTCACCGGTGCGGGAAAGCAAGTATCCGAAGCGTTGGGGCGCAATCCGCGTTCGACCGACTTCATCGAGCGGCATCCCTTCGATGTCGAGATCTGCCGCATCCCGGCCGGCGCCACGCCGTATCCGTATCATTCGCACAGCGCGCAGTGGGAGTTCTATCACGTGATCGCGGGCAGCGGTACGGTTCGAGACGAGAGCGGATCCACGCCGGTCGAAACCGGCGACGCGTTCGTCTTCAAACCCGGTGAGGCGCACCAAATCTCAAACAACGGCTCGCAAGATCTCGTGCTGTACGTCGTTGCGGACAATCCGATCGGCGAATCGTACTACTATCCGGATAGCAAGAAGTGGGGCGTCAACTCGCCGGAACGCCGAATCGTTCGGTCCGAGCCGCTCGACTACTTCGACGGCGAAGAGTAG
- a CDS encoding thymidine kinase: MAKLYFRYSAMNAGKSIALLQVAHNYETHGRSVMIFASTMDHRHGIGRVTSRLGPQREALTFDAKLDFYAALAAAGEIACALVDEAQFLTPAQVRQLHRVAHLLDIPVICYGIRSDFLGEPFPGSTYLLTLADSVEELKTVCACGRKATMNVRFNERGERIATGEQIAIEGDVRYVTMCGRCFYTPKTP, translated from the coding sequence ATGGCCAAGCTCTATTTCCGCTACTCGGCGATGAACGCCGGGAAGTCCATCGCCCTGCTGCAAGTCGCGCACAATTACGAAACGCACGGACGTTCCGTGATGATCTTTGCTTCGACGATGGACCACCGTCACGGCATCGGGCGGGTCACCTCGCGCCTCGGGCCGCAGCGCGAGGCGCTCACGTTCGATGCGAAACTCGATTTCTACGCGGCGCTGGCCGCCGCCGGCGAGATCGCGTGCGCGCTCGTGGACGAGGCCCAGTTCTTAACGCCCGCTCAAGTCCGCCAACTTCATCGCGTGGCGCATCTGCTCGATATCCCGGTCATCTGTTACGGGATTCGCAGCGATTTTCTCGGCGAGCCCTTTCCGGGTTCGACCTACCTGCTGACGCTCGCCGATAGCGTCGAGGAACTCAAGACGGTCTGCGCTTGCGGCCGCAAGGCCACGATGAACGTCCGTTTCAACGAACGCGGCGAGCGCATCGCGACCGGCGAGCAGATCGCGATCGAAGGGGACGTTCGCTACGTCACGATGTGCGGACGCTGCTTCTATACGCCGAAGACCCCGTGA
- a CDS encoding GNAT family N-acetyltransferase — MIAAIETARTILRGWNDDDVESWAQMNADPRVMEFFPSTYARERSIASAATMRAELERDGYGWFVVELKDRMPFAGVIALQPVPFEARFTPAKEIGWRFLPAAWGHGYATEAASAAMRFAFEELGWDQVVALTARINVPSQRVMERLHMTHDPDDDFGHPRVEEGHRLHHCVLYRARATLLR, encoded by the coding sequence ATGATCGCGGCTATTGAAACGGCGCGCACGATCTTGCGCGGCTGGAACGATGACGACGTAGAGTCCTGGGCGCAGATGAACGCCGATCCACGAGTCATGGAGTTTTTTCCGAGCACCTACGCGCGGGAACGATCGATCGCGTCGGCGGCGACGATGCGGGCGGAATTGGAGCGAGACGGCTACGGATGGTTCGTCGTCGAACTCAAGGACCGAATGCCGTTTGCCGGCGTGATCGCTTTGCAGCCGGTGCCTTTCGAAGCTCGATTCACGCCGGCAAAGGAAATCGGCTGGCGCTTTCTCCCCGCCGCATGGGGCCACGGATATGCGACCGAAGCGGCTTCCGCGGCGATGCGTTTCGCATTCGAAGAGCTGGGCTGGGATCAGGTGGTCGCCTTGACGGCGCGGATCAACGTTCCTTCGCAGCGCGTAATGGAGCGTCTGCACATGACGCACGACCCGGACGACGATTTCGGGCATCCACGGGTCGAGGAAGGTCATCGTCTGCATCATTGCGTGCTTTACCGCGCTCGAGCGACGCTTCTGCGATAG
- the xseB gene encoding exodeoxyribonuclease VII small subunit — translation MADQSPGEFEAKVARLEAIVKELENGNVELDRAVALFKEGKQLSRDCETLLKTAQDQIDRAMGTVPAAAASPDGDEILFDP, via the coding sequence ATGGCTGATCAGTCACCCGGTGAATTCGAAGCGAAAGTCGCACGGCTCGAAGCGATCGTCAAAGAACTCGAGAACGGCAACGTGGAACTCGATCGTGCCGTCGCGCTCTTCAAAGAGGGCAAACAACTCTCGCGCGATTGCGAAACGCTGCTAAAAACCGCACAGGACCAGATCGACCGCGCGATGGGCACCGTCCCCGCGGCCGCCGCGAGCCCGGACGGCGACGAGATCCTCTTCGATCCGTAG
- a CDS encoding NAD(+)/NADH kinase codes for MNAKPQTTGLGRRCVALYVDVGRENARAIAMRVAEGFRRRGFEIALCPGCDTQLNIPTNGARPADAALLVTIGGDGTLLRAARIAVADDIPLLGINTGRLGFLTEFDEDDPRIDELPQLLERGLAIEERVALSARYGGRSYFALNDVVVRKGGVARIVPFGLCLGTEQAAHIPADGICVATPTGSTAYFLSAGGSIVSPDVDAFGIVPLLPHTLFSRPLIVPTSSTITISVDSEIVHANLECDGEAVSDLAPGASVVIERHPSPVRFARTEPLKFFSRLEKKLRWGVSIKETFR; via the coding sequence ATGAACGCTAAGCCGCAGACCACCGGACTCGGGCGACGCTGCGTGGCGCTCTACGTCGACGTCGGGCGCGAGAACGCGCGCGCGATTGCGATGCGCGTGGCCGAGGGTTTTCGCCGGCGCGGCTTCGAGATCGCGCTCTGCCCCGGCTGCGATACGCAATTGAACATTCCGACCAACGGCGCGCGCCCGGCCGATGCGGCCCTGCTCGTGACGATCGGCGGCGACGGCACGCTGCTGCGCGCCGCGCGAATCGCCGTCGCGGACGACATTCCGTTACTGGGCATCAATACGGGCAGGCTCGGTTTTCTTACCGAGTTCGACGAGGACGATCCGCGCATCGACGAATTGCCACAACTGCTCGAACGCGGCCTCGCGATCGAAGAGCGCGTGGCTCTGAGCGCGCGCTACGGAGGCCGCAGCTACTTCGCGCTCAACGACGTCGTCGTGCGTAAAGGCGGCGTCGCGCGAATCGTCCCGTTCGGTCTCTGCCTTGGAACCGAGCAGGCCGCGCACATTCCGGCCGACGGTATCTGCGTGGCGACGCCGACCGGGTCGACGGCGTATTTTCTTTCGGCCGGGGGATCGATCGTTTCGCCCGACGTCGATGCGTTCGGCATCGTACCGCTGCTGCCGCATACGCTCTTTTCGCGTCCGCTGATCGTGCCGACGAGTTCGACGATCACGATTTCGGTCGATTCCGAGATCGTGCATGCGAATCTCGAATGCGACGGCGAGGCCGTGAGCGATCTAGCGCCGGGCGCATCCGTCGTGATCGAACGGCACCCGAGCCCGGTGCGTTTCGCGCGTACCGAGCCGTTGAAGTTCTTTTCGCGCTTGGAGAAAAAGCTGCGTTGGGGCGTCTCGATCAAAGAAACGTTTCGTTAG